GATAACAAGCATGAAGATAAGTCTCGCAGATGAGGTTCAGGCACTCTTACTCCTCAGCTCACTCCCGGACAGCTGGGAAACGCTCGTGGTGTCCTTAAGCAACTCCGTTCCAGAAGGAAACCTCACAATGACAATTGTGAAAGATAGCTTGCTTAATGAAGAAGCTAGAAGAAAAGAATTTGGTACTTCCAACTCTGTGGAAGTCCATGTTGCAGAAACCTCTCGTGGAAGAGGTAAAAGCAAAGGGTCGCAAAAGCGCGATCAATCCAGGGGGAGATCGAAGGCCAGAAAAGAAGTTACCTGCTACTATTGCGAGAAGCCGGGCCACAAGCAAAATGAATGTCGGCTAAGGAAACGTGATCTAGCGAAAGGAAAATCTCGCAACAATGATCACGAAAGCCAAGGTGAAACCAGTGCCGTAGCTGCCAGTGCTGAAGTATTTTTCATAGGTGACGATGGTTACCTAAATGTGGCATGTGAGGATACTATGTGGGTTGTTGACTCTAGCGCGTCATACCACATCACCTCAAATGTCGACTTCTTCTCTTCTTATCTCTTTGCGGAAACTACGGTAGTGTAAGAATGGGAAATGATGGTTCCTCcaaaatcattggtattggagaTGTTTGTTTGCAAACCAACACTGGGCATAAGTTGGTACTGAAGAATGTCCGACATGTTCCTGACATCCGGTTAAACCTAATGTCTGCCGGGATGTTAGATGATGAAGGTTATTGCAGTCAACTCAATGATGGCAAGTGGAAGTTGACTAGAGGTTCTATGATCGTGGCGCGAGGAAAGAAGCAGAGAACACTTTATATGACTCAAGCGAAAGTGAGTCATGGAGAGGCAAACATTGTTGCACCAGATGCCTCTACCGAGCTTTGGCACAAAAGGCTCGGGCATATGAGCGAGAAGGGCCTACAAATCCTCGCTCGCAAGCAAATCCTCCCTGAAGTAAAAGGTGTGCTCCTAAAACCTTGTGTTGATTGTTTGGCTGGGAAACAACATAGGGTGGCATTTCAAAGAACGCCTCGGAAAAGGCGTAGCCACGTTTTGGATTTAGTCCATACGGATGTACATTCCATAATGAAAAAGTCACATGACGGTGCATTGTATTTCGTGACTTTCATTGATGATCATTCTAGAAAAATATGGGCTTCTGCTTTGGCGAACAAGTCCCAAGTACTAGAATCATTCAAGGTGTTCCATGCTAAAGTTGAGAGAGAAACTGGCATGAAGTTGAAAAGCGTTAGAGCAGACAACGGCGGTGAGTATCGGGGTCCGTTTGAAGAGTATTGCCGAGGCCATGGAATTAGGCTCGAGAAAACGGTTCCCAAGACACCACAACAGAATGGTGTAGCAGAGAGAATGAACAGGACAATCGGAGAAAGGATTCGATCCATGCTCTCTCACGCAAAGCTTCCAAAAACGTTTTGGAAAGAAGCACTAAGGACAGATGTCTACCTGATTAACCGATCCCCCTCAGTTCCTCTGGATGGTGATATCCCAGAGAGAGTCTGGACGGGAAAAGATGTTTCCTACAAGAACTTGAGAGTCTTCGGATGTAGAGCGTTTGCTCATATCCCGAGAGACGAAAGAGCCAAGCTTGACAGCAAGACGAAGCAATGCATCTTCGTTGGGTATGGGGAAGAAGATTTCGGTTATCGTCTATGGGACCCGGTAGATAAGAAGATCTTCAGAAGTAGAGATGTGGTATTCTTCGAAGATCAGACGATAGAAGACTTTGAGAAGCCAAGAAAACCAAAGTCTGACCCCATGAGTCCAACTAATGTGGATCCAAAAGCTCCTGAAGGGAATGATGATCATGGGGGAGAAGATCACTATGATGATCTTGACGGTGATGAGCCAGAGCCACCACAAGATCAAGTGATTCAACAGCCTCAACAACAACCTCAAGAAGTGAGGAGATCTGATAGGCATCGAAAGCCAAACTCCCTCCTTTCACCTGATATATGGGCATTGCTTAGTGACGGGGGAGAGCCAGAGTCTTATAATGAGGCTATTGCGGATGTTCACCAGAAAGAGTGGAAAATAGCCATGCAAGACGAGATCAAATCCTTGCATGAGAACCACACATATGATCTGGTAGAGTTGCCAAAGGGCAGGAAAGCACTCAAGAATAAGTGGGTGTTCAAGTTGAAGACTGAAGAAAATAGCTCACAACCAAGGTACAAGGCAAGGTTGGTTGTGAAAGGGTTCAGTCAAAAGAAGGGAATAGATTTCGATGAAATTTTTTCTCCGGTCGTGAAAATGTCTTCGATCCGAGTTGTGCTTGGCATGGCCGCAAGCATGGATATGGAGATCGAACAACTCGACGTGAAGACAACCTTCCTACATGGTGATTTGGAAGAAGAAATTTTCATGGAGCAAATGAGGGGTTTGAGGAGAAGGGAAATGAACACTTAGTGTGTCGGTTGAACAAGAGCTTGTACGGTCTAAAACAAGCTCCACGACAAAGGGTATAAGAAATTTGAATCCTTCATGATAGATCATGGCTATCGAAGACGATCGGACCACTTTGTGTATTCGTGAAGAAGTTTCCCGACGGGGATAATATTATTCTCCTGTTATATGTTGACGATATGCTGATCATTGGTCGTGATACTATGAAGATCGCTAATTTGAAGAAGGCGATGACCAAGTACTTTGCTATGAAAGACTTGGGTCCTGCAAAACAAATCCTTGGAAATTGGAATGAAAATCTCCCGTGACAGGGAAAATAAGAAAATATGGTTGTCACAGAGAGGTATAttgagaagtcattagagaggtTCAACATGTATAAGGCGGCCATTAAGTTCTCCACTAGCTGGTCATTTCAAGTTGAGCTCTCGACAATGTCCTGAAAATGAGGCCGATGAACAAGAGATGCAGAaagttccttatgcatctgcagcTTGGAAGTCTTATGTACGCGATGGTGTGCACAAGACCGGACATAGCTTATGCGATTGGTGTCGTTAGCCTGGTTCCTCTCAAATCCAGGGAAAAGCGCCTTTGGGAAGTCACAAATGGATCCTCGGGTATTTGCGCGGTACCTCCAAGATGTGTTTATGTTTTGGTCAAGGTGACCACGTGCTAGATGGATATACGATGCCGATCTAGCCGAGATCCGACTCCCAAAATCAACTTCGGGATACCCGATGACTTATGCGGGGAGCGATATCATGGCAATCCAGGTTCTGAAGTGTGTAGCTTTGTCCACTACAGAGGCGGAGTACATTGCAGTAACTGAAGCTTGTAAGGAACTTTTATGGATGAAGAAGTTCTTACAAGAGTTAGGGCAAGAACAGGAGAAGTATCGACTATATTGTGATAGTCAGAGTGCGATTCATCTCGCAAAGAATCCCACCTTCCATTCCAGGTCCAAGCATATAGATGTCAGATATCATTGGATCCGAGATGTGTTAGATTCCAATCTCCTAGAGCTCGAGAAAATCCATACCGACGATAATGGGTCGGATATGATGACGAAGACGTTACCCATGGAGAAGCTCGATGTGTGTCGAAAGAAAGCGGGTATGGCGATGTCCCCACCTAGTCGGGAGGGGGAGAATTGTTGGAATAATGGGGTCCCTCCAAGTGGGGGCCACATGCATTAAATGATAGAAGAAAAAAATGGGATTGCTGGAGTTTGCTATAAGTAGTGAGCGTAGGACGGTGTCAGTAGTAGGACGGTGTAGCATACTCATTTTTCAAACTCTGCGTGCTCAGTTGCAAAATGTGCAGTGCCATGGAGTACTATAAATACCAAGCTTCGGAGCATTGCAAATCATCCCACATCCACAACAATCCCACAAAATCCAGTGAGTAAGCATTAATCTACTTACTGAGGAAAATACAGAGAGTTTGAGAGTTAGTGTGGTACTGCTCAAATAATCCTGTCAGTACGGTATCCAGTCGGAAAGGCGTAAAATCTCCGACTGAGTCCCACACATTTAGAATATTATTTCTGAGGGTCCGAGTGTTTATCTGGGTAGCCAGAATAATATTTGTAATCTCCTAGTGGGTACTAGGAAAGGCATTGTGTTCCCATTATTTTGCTTATAGTGGAGATATTAAGCGGCCTAAGGGTCCCGTGGTTTTTACCCTTATTCAAAGGGGTTTTCCACGTAGAAAATCGGTGTCCATATTCTCTATTTTGTTGACGTATTTATTATCGTCTTGTCCATTTTATAATTACACTTCCGCAAGAGGGTAATAGGTCCACGCTTCCGCTCAATATTTACGCCTGTTACCCAACATAAGACACAACACATAATACAATTCCTAATATACAATACTGCTTCTCTCTCTAAATACAAGCTCTCTGATTCTCTATTCTTCCCTAATCTTCATCTTTCTCAATATTCATATCATGATCTCCTGTAGATACCAACACATAACGGGCTGACAAACCGAGTCCATGCCTAATAGAGTAATAGACTTTGAGTCTGTCACCCTCTCGGGTGGTttacctggtatacgtggtttgcaggctaCCACGTACACCCGCGAGTTTACTCAGTGCGCACCGAAGGTAGCGGCTGCTTGTTCCctcgttaccaaaaaaaaaaaaaaaaaaaatttgacatCGCGGTTTTTAAGCTTCATTGTTTAAATTATTCTGTGTTGATAGAATGTTGACCTATGAAACTTATAGCAACATTGACTTCAGTTTTATAATCCGCTACTCCCtctgtctcaatcatttatttatcatttttattttttgtgagaggtattttaatcaaagatatACAGATGATTGATTGAGACGGATGGAGTATTAATTGAAGTATATAATTGGATCCACCAGTAGACTTTGCTTGTGTTTTCCCACAGAGAAAAAATAATGCATCTGGTAGAAGGTTGACTGAATGCAAAGTCTTAAACATGAAGCATATTGCTTTTCTTTATTTAATCCAGCAGTTGACTGTTGACATTTTAATTTGCTGACTAATCttgtataagacggttttacatataTAAAATGTATAGAATAGATCCAAGCATAATTATATTACTAGATAGAAGTCGTTGTGAAAAAGACCCGTTTGACAATATACTTGTATAAGACAGTCCGACAGAAGTATTAGTGATTTTTATATGTATATGATTGGAGGATTTGCAAGTCCAACAAGTTAAGCTAATACTTGATTTAATTTAATAAACATTATCCAACTACTATAGTTGCACCATATAACCATATTCATATGAACTTCCATCTGGCATTAAAtgttgattaacatcttcattgTTCAACTAATTTGTTGAATTTTTCGAGTTTTCGTACCATTTCGACATACTTTTTGAAATCATGTATATGCAAAATAAACAAATTATGAAGAAACTTGTTTCTACTTGGGCTGATGGTAAGACATTGCCTGACAATTATGTTTTTCCGCCAGGGAAACGACCAGGCGATCATGTTGTTCCGACATCTCAGAGTATACCTGTTATTGATTTCAGCAAGTCGAAACATCAGGATCGCAATTATATAGTTCAGCAGATTGTTCAGGCTTCTCAGCACTTCGGTTTCTTTCAGGTTTGTTGATCATACTGTATCTTTGAACATATTTCCTGCAAGTATATCAGTTAATTTTGTAAAAGACGCGAAAGGAGAGATTATAACTTATATAAGGCCGAACCCAAGTGAATGTCTTCTGTTTTGTGATGTACTGATGTGTGTAAATAGGTGATTAATCATGGAGTGCCGAGAAAATTAATGGAAGAAACGAGGCGTGTTCTGAAAGAATTTTTTGAGCTTCCTGGTGAGGAGAAAGCCAAATTTTGTTCTGTGGATCTCCGTAAAAAGTTCATACTATTCACGAGTAGTATTGACTACGATACAGAAGCAGTTCATCATTGGCGCGATGCTTTAAGACATTCTTGTACTCCAATTGAAGAATGCAAGAAAGATTGGCCCCTGACTCCCCTTAACTACAGGTATCAGGAAAATTGTGTCGAGATTGTTGGACTAAAAAAATTGTAAGAAAAAACTACTCGGGCGACTACAAAGGGTCATTGAAAACAGTCGCCAAAGCCTATTTGACGACTGTAAATAGTCGCCCAATACTAGTCGCGGGCCTTAGTCGCCTAATAGAAATCGGGCGACTGAAAGCAGTCGCTAAATTTGGCGACGGCCAAATTTTGCTAAAATTTTGATGGTTTTTCCTTAATAACATGATTTCAGGAAGGTTGTGGGAGATTATGTTGTGAATCTGACCGAGTTGGGATCGAGAATTCTAGAGTTGATATGTGAAGGACTAGGGCTTGAACGAGGATATTTTGAAGAACTGAGTCAAGTACCGCTTTTGACAGTCAATCATTATCCTGCATGCCCGGATCCGAGTCTAACGCTAGGAGCTGGAAAGCATTGTGATCCGAACCTCATCACTATACTTCTTCAAGATGATGTTTCCGGTCTCCAAGTCTACAATAATGGCGGCTGGATTGGGATCGAGCCTATTCCTGACGCATTTGTCGTAAACATTGGATATCAGTTACAGGTGAATTTTATTCTCTGCACACTTAGAGATTAATTTCCTGATAAACAGTGTATTTAGCTATAACTGGCACTAGACCTAGCAAAATCGATCCGGCCCGAAAAGGCTGATCCGAGACCCAAATCGACCTGAACTGCCAAACCCGAACAACACCCGaagcccgaattgacccgacccgacccgaaaatgacccgagctttcatagacctgaaatgacccgatccgaaaccacccaACTCGAAAATGACCTTGACAAAATATAACTTTAGTTGACCCCAAAAAACTATGAAATGTCGTTTGCTCtcttaatcattgacccgaaaatgacccaacCCGAATGGCccgacccgacccgcttgacccgaaaacccgaaatGGCCCGACCCGAACTAACCCCGAAAATTCGAGaaacccgaaataacccgacccgaacccgacctgttttgccaggtctaactgGCACAAGGTTCGGACCTAAGTCATGATGTGTAAGGAGACTAGACCCGTACTGGCATTAACTTTACGAGCTAAGCTAGCAGTCATGAGTAGATTAATTATCTCCTGATAAACAGTCTGTAACATGTAAATTTGTATGTTCTGACAGATAATTAGTAATGGAAAGTTGAGGAGTGTGGAGCATCGAGTAGTGACGAATGCAGAAGAAGCTCGAACAACTGCAGCGTTCTTCATTGGACCGAGAAATGATTGTCGGGTTGAACCAGCGAAAGCAGTGATAAGCCCGGAAAATCCAGCAATCTATAAGGGTATTCAATATGCTGATCTTGTGAAAACTGTTAGAGCAGCTTTTACAGGACAGATGGATTGTGCATTGAAACCTCATATGATAGAAACTTAAGTAACCAAGAGCACTCGGGCTCGAATTTCGATACAAGCTTAATCAATCTCGGGAAAAGATTATACATTTTCTTACAAATTACTTATACAATACTAATCATACATGATTGTTGCACAGCATCAAAATGTAATTTGAATGGAATTTATGCCTTACAATACTCATCAAGTTTTTTATTTCCTTGATCTAGCATACTACTCACACTCCATCCcgatcatttatttacttttaattaaaatttctattacaaagaataaaaaaagttAAAACAAATGAATGGAGCAGAGAAAGTATTTCATAAAAGGGTTATCACTATTTACCAAAAAGTGGCCATTTTTTTACAAAAGAACACGGAAAAAACCGTCATAGAAGAAAATTACTGGTTGGTTCACAAATTCTTTTGTGTGACCATCGTAcgtgtaagacggttttatacagAAGTTTTTTGTGAGCCAATCCATTAATCAACTAACTTTGTTTTCACTTGGGTTATGATATTTGTATCAATAACTCCATTTTACCCATTAtttatataagacggtcttatacaAGAATAACTCGTATAAAAAAGTAATTCTTGTGTATTTTCAAAACTACCCTTCAATTCTTGATAGTGTTTGTTTTACATTAGACACATGGGCATATTGCTTTGACATGTGGCATATTAAAAACTTGGGTTGTAACAGAAAAATGCACGGATATGTTATAGTATATGGCCAATATGGCTATCTTAGTTTTATCTACATAAGAAAGTCAGGGCCGGGCGTGCAAGCGGTGCGGCCGCACAGGGCCCCCGACTTGAAGGGGCCCCAATCGTAAGAAATTACTTGTTAGTTAATAAATAATGTAACGcgtatttttaacataataatCAGCTTGACTAAGTGGTGAGTGTAATGGTATATATTGTGAATGGTCTCGGGTTCGATTCCTGCcttaagaatttttttttttttaatttttacacAATGGAGTTGTTCAATATTTAGCAAAATAAAGCTGCTACAGGGAATCGAACTCGGGTGGTATTGCCTCTTTATCATTTATCTAACCATTATACCACTTAGTTGTTGTTGAAGAATGGAAAAGAAATTTGTTTatgtactccctccgatccagaccaaaggtaacattgactttttcacacttgtcgaggcacattttgcaacgtaaatatctttagttacacattattaaaaattataaaaaaattgatattcttatagcattcatgacgatgaatcaaacaagatctcacatgaatatattttgtcttatagattaagaataatatcgaaaattccctacgaccatgaatagtgtcaaaaagtcaatgttacctttggtctggatcggagggagtatgttttaacaggattttcctgaaaggaATCCGACTTGATAATTTAataatcagggtatctagttctatatataTCTGGAATAATATGAGCAAATAACAGAAGAAGAATTAAGTATATAGAATAACGTTTTTATTATCTTGATCAGCCGAGTACAATATTGTATGTAAAATCTATGTAATCAAGAATGGAAAGAGATAAGGTGTAAAAATAATTGACCAAGATTGAATGACTTTACAAATGtttagattctgctatttatcATTCTACAAATGATACCGTTGCCTTCTTCAACGTCTTTCTCCATTataggagttgttgccggattaataggtcATGCTCCCTATTTACTCGCTTGACCCGTTCCAATCTCAACCAATTTATAGCCTTTCCTCTTCTTTCCGTCCAAATTCATAGATTATATAGTTTTaagtttggacttggtcttccttgagaatagggcatgGTTATTTGACTTATGCAATtatatttcttgtttatcttcttaatccaaatTCGCTTCAATACTCTGCCAAGCTATTCCACACCGACCATCGGCTCTTCCTCCGGATTTAATGGCCTCGCTCGTtataatatttctcaacaaactagATAACATTAGATTTGTCCGGCCCTTGTCTTAACCAATCACCTTGTTAAgtcgggccaggttatggtcgacCAGCTAaatgggcctaacaattgcccttgacattttacccgcgctggatctggccaggggtgagatgtcaactttaccgggttaaacaagaagaagagtcatatttattcagtgactcttagactcctacttACCGTTGAACACTACAACGGCTAAATGACATCACGCTGACAGTTTTGCAATTCCTAGGTTTTTCATGCCGTTATTCAtctcctataaatacggtatttagggcaagtttatttttcaccaaatttcttccactttctttgctgAATATTCCTCTAaaattcttctgaaattcttctgaaattcttctCAGTaatcctgttctgagtactttgtaTTTTCTCAACAATTTCAATCATAATAAATCAAACACTTAgaaatatgggagccaaaaacgcCCGCATCCCGCAAATCTGCTGAGCTGAGAGCTGAACCTTCGGCGTCCGGGAAGAAGAAGTGATGGAGATTGATCCTCCCCGCTCGTCGTCTtgtggcttttaagtaccaggattctTTTCTTTCACcgcccttcaatctttggatccttactttcctgaagagaacttgttaaaaacaaattatgacaagatattaagggagaagaaaataattctgaGTCGACGAGGTATGGATTCCGAGTTTTGTCCAGATCGGGCTAACGGgtatcacctggttggttctcgtattttcgaatgggcattcaaagcggtgtaagttaccttttactcccttaatgattgacaccattcgtgctatggaagtgtcaccttttcagattatgccgatggtttggaaacttgttcattccatagaaaatttatgtgctaaacacaatcttgtgattactcttaatgatatcaaggcagtatatcattttaaaaatccttctgttggtcgttttaatttgagaattaagtcaaagatgtctccattaattactaacctggattctggagatgacaagagttgggcaaagactttcctgtttatccggactgagactctgggatcaggctttgattacctgagatatcctcccttggagagtggtaggtttcctgtactttTAATTTGTAATTGTATTGAATGAGAGTgaggtatataggtcttacctgtatattttgttcctgtaatgtttgtagctcctgattggaatcaTGATCCTCTGGACGAAGAGGCCGTTGCCAGGATAGATGCTTTCCtcgctattcctgaggaagagagggcccGCCACTTGTTTGGGCGGAATTGTTGCCCctggtatatgaagaccaagttgATCAAGggttaaagtacccaaaggcaagcctagttctcttGCTCTTTCTGTACGTCTTCTATATGTTTTTATGTTTATCTGTTATCTTCTTGTCGTTTTCTTGTTTGATACTCACATATATGTATTTTTATAcattcagtatttaggtcttctgctaggctggCCAGTTTCTCTGCAAAAGATT
The Silene latifolia isolate original U9 population chromosome 11, ASM4854445v1, whole genome shotgun sequence genome window above contains:
- the LOC141612663 gene encoding hyoscyamine 6-dioxygenase-like encodes the protein MYMQNKQIMKKLVSTWADGKTLPDNYVFPPGKRPGDHVVPTSQSIPVIDFSKSKHQDRNYIVQQIVQASQHFGFFQVINHGVPRKLMEETRRVLKEFFELPGEEKAKFCSVDLRKKFILFTSSIDYDTEAVHHWRDALRHSCTPIEECKKDWPLTPLNYRKVVGDYVVNLTELGSRILELICEGLGLERGYFEELSQVPLLTVNHYPACPDPSLTLGAGKHCDPNLITILLQDDVSGLQVYNNGGWIGIEPIPDAFVVNIGYQLQIISNGKLRSVEHRVVTNAEEARTTAAFFIGPRNDCRVEPAKAVISPENPAIYKGIQYADLVKTVRAAFTGQMDCALKPHMIET